One Deinococcus roseus DNA window includes the following coding sequences:
- a CDS encoding AIM24 family protein: protein MDLLNPNTLPVNDNINPYAFSVDVVKDYIVRKGKMIAYYGNLRFEALGSSIIDMIVSNSFNAPAYGGDYIVASGRGKLIVGDNGNHINSYDLENANMTIKAVNLLAYEPTLTCEECVTPGYVTLLGSGKMLASSSGMVHFMEPPVRVDPEALLGWADCPTPSFHHDYGYVRSALSLGASMLGLTSSGEEKQINFTGQGTVIIQSSEGALRGTSLLQSMISDMNQLQQSEMQTLKGLLEQRLNNR from the coding sequence ATGGACCTCTTGAATCCCAACACCCTGCCGGTCAATGACAACATCAACCCTTACGCTTTTAGCGTCGATGTGGTCAAAGATTACATCGTGCGCAAAGGCAAAATGATTGCTTATTACGGCAATTTGCGCTTTGAAGCCCTGGGTTCCAGCATCATCGACATGATCGTTTCCAATTCCTTCAATGCCCCGGCTTATGGTGGGGATTACATTGTGGCGTCAGGCAGGGGAAAACTGATTGTGGGAGACAACGGCAACCACATCAACAGTTACGACCTGGAAAACGCCAACATGACCATCAAGGCGGTCAACCTGCTGGCCTATGAACCCACCCTGACCTGCGAGGAGTGCGTGACCCCCGGTTACGTGACCTTGCTGGGCAGTGGAAAGATGCTGGCTTCCAGCAGTGGCATGGTGCATTTCATGGAACCACCTGTGCGTGTGGACCCGGAAGCTTTGCTTGGCTGGGCAGATTGCCCCACCCCTTCATTCCACCACGATTATGGTTATGTGCGCAGTGCCCTGAGCCTGGGGGCCAGCATGCTGGGCCTGACCTCCAGTGGCGAGGAGAAACAGATCAACTTCACAGGTCAGGGCACCGTGATCATCCAGTCTTCTGAGGGGGCGCTCAGGGGCACCTCCCTGCTGCAAAGCATGATCAGCGACATGAACCAGTTGCAACAAAGCGAGATGCAGACCCTGAAAGGCTTGCTGGAACAGCGACTCAACAACCGATAA
- a CDS encoding AIM24 family protein translates to MARYAKINETLIQVDLNGNEDLYAKKGSMLAYTGDIQFQGAFLSGGSLREATVRQVTGEGLHLMKARGRGTVLYGHRGMMVNIISLGGERLYVESDSVLAFDQSIRPGTEFLGNQGGVGGLVRGAMAGQGLFTTTLDGNGEVVILSSGDLIELQVDQSRPIFVDPQAYVGHKGHLTTQIHTDVNWKTFVGQGSGESFQFKFTGQGTVYVQADER, encoded by the coding sequence ATGGCCAGATACGCCAAAATCAATGAAACCCTGATTCAGGTGGACCTGAACGGCAATGAAGACCTGTATGCCAAGAAAGGCTCAATGCTGGCCTACACCGGAGACATCCAGTTTCAGGGTGCTTTCCTGAGTGGGGGCAGCCTGCGTGAAGCCACCGTGCGTCAGGTGACCGGAGAGGGCCTGCACCTGATGAAAGCCAGAGGCAGAGGAACCGTACTGTACGGTCACCGGGGCATGATGGTCAACATCATCTCTCTGGGAGGAGAGCGCCTGTATGTGGAAAGCGACAGCGTGCTGGCCTTTGACCAGTCCATCCGTCCGGGCACTGAATTTCTGGGCAACCAGGGTGGAGTGGGCGGTCTGGTGCGTGGTGCCATGGCAGGGCAGGGTCTGTTCACCACCACCCTGGACGGCAACGGAGAAGTGGTGATCCTTTCTTCGGGAGATTTGATTGAACTGCAGGTGGACCAGAGCCGCCCCATTTTCGTGGACCCTCAGGCTTATGTGGGACACAAAGGTCACCTGACCACCCAGATCCACACCGATGTCAACTGGAAAACCTTTGTGGGACAGGGTTCAGGAGAAAGCTTTCAATTCAAATTCACGGGCCAGGGCACCGTTTACGTGCAGGCAGACGAAAGGTAA
- a CDS encoding AIM24 family protein has protein sequence MPRFENKNKRMLQVQISNEKIFALAGSMVAYEGNIKFEKSTLGGGGIFKALKRAATGEGIPLMVCQGSGTIYFAKDAREVNVMPLMGEKLFVESSSLLAYDQSIKTDVVFRGLRGMTSGQGFFTTTVEGHGSVTLLSEGPIIALEVSPQTPLCVDPDAFIAYKGNLQQDFVFDVNWKTFVGQDSGESFQLRFSGQGVVYIQPAER, from the coding sequence GTGCCTAGATTTGAAAACAAAAACAAACGCATGCTGCAGGTGCAAATTTCCAACGAAAAAATCTTTGCACTGGCAGGATCCATGGTGGCCTATGAAGGCAACATCAAATTTGAAAAATCCACCCTGGGTGGAGGGGGCATCTTCAAGGCCCTGAAACGTGCGGCCACCGGAGAGGGCATTCCCCTGATGGTCTGCCAGGGCAGTGGAACCATCTATTTTGCCAAAGATGCCCGTGAAGTCAACGTGATGCCCCTGATGGGCGAGAAACTGTTTGTGGAAAGCAGCAGTCTGCTGGCTTATGATCAATCCATCAAAACCGATGTGGTGTTCCGGGGCCTCCGGGGCATGACCTCCGGACAGGGTTTTTTCACCACCACGGTGGAAGGGCACGGTTCCGTCACTCTGCTTTCAGAAGGCCCGATCATTGCTCTGGAAGTCTCTCCCCAGACCCCCCTCTGCGTGGACCCGGATGCTTTTATTGCTTACAAGGGCAACCTGCAGCAGGATTTTGTGTTCGATGTGAACTGGAAGACCTTTGTGGGCCAGGACTCCGGTGAAAGCTTTCAACTGAGATTTTCAGGACAGGGCGTGGTGTACATTCAGCCCGCAGAGAGGTGA
- a CDS encoding cyclase family protein, which produces MIDLTRKLTHGFPTWPGDTPFTFQATMQIQNGDTVNVGMFSTTTHLGTHLDAPYHYSDQGARLGEIPLDLLIGPCLVLDARGHQQLPASLLDGLENLPERVAFFTGQPAEWTTFPTEFSFFSPELIDLLGARGVKMLVTDAPSVDHLTSKDLPAHQACLRNNILILEGVNLTETEFKTYELICLPLNLADADGAPARAIFRAL; this is translated from the coding sequence ATGATTGACCTCACCCGCAAATTGACCCACGGGTTTCCCACCTGGCCGGGAGACACGCCCTTCACATTTCAGGCCACCATGCAAATTCAGAACGGGGACACCGTCAATGTGGGGATGTTCTCCACCACCACCCACCTGGGCACCCACCTGGACGCTCCGTACCATTACAGCGATCAGGGGGCCAGACTTGGAGAAATCCCACTGGACCTGCTGATTGGACCCTGTCTGGTGCTGGATGCCAGAGGCCATCAACAGTTGCCTGCAAGTTTGCTGGATGGGCTGGAAAATCTGCCTGAGCGAGTGGCTTTCTTCACAGGTCAGCCTGCCGAATGGACCACTTTCCCCACAGAATTCAGCTTCTTCAGTCCAGAACTGATTGACCTGCTGGGAGCGCGTGGCGTCAAAATGCTGGTCACCGATGCCCCCAGTGTGGACCACCTGACCTCCAAAGATTTGCCTGCCCATCAGGCCTGCCTGAGAAACAACATCCTGATTCTGGAAGGGGTGAACCTGACCGAGACCGAATTCAAAACCTATGAACTGATCTGCCTGCCCCTGAATCTGGCAGATGCAGATGGTGCCCCCGCCAGAGCCATTTTCAGAGCACTGTAG
- a CDS encoding DMT family transporter, which produces MPFLMLSILADVIATAALKSSEGFTRLIPTLIVMVGYGLGFYFLSLSLKVMPVGTAYAVASGLGTALIVLLGALFLKEPLTASKLFSILLIVGGVVGLNLVDKHS; this is translated from the coding sequence ATGCCATTTTTGATGCTTTCCATTCTTGCAGATGTGATTGCCACTGCAGCCCTGAAGTCCTCCGAAGGCTTCACCCGCCTGATTCCCACCCTGATCGTGATGGTGGGATACGGTCTGGGATTTTATTTTCTGTCTCTGAGCTTAAAAGTCATGCCAGTGGGAACAGCTTACGCTGTGGCGTCTGGTCTGGGCACTGCCCTGATCGTGCTTCTGGGAGCCCTCTTCCTCAAAGAACCCCTCACTGCTTCCAAACTGTTCAGCATCCTGCTGATTGTGGGAGGGGTGGTGGGGCTCAATCTGGTGGACAAACACAGTTAA
- a CDS encoding YkgJ family cysteine cluster protein: MNQKNITKEVRKAYQKYDDQAKRWIEDYTAQEGRIYCQAGCFKCCDMPIRISWAEALTISESLTEEQFARIQRHANKVWVNAHKSKTSDEYAENHRKFVGFCPLLDRASGGCTLYGDRPIRCRDTYSGMPAHFCGAGALEKMTPPERKQYQRIVRSDEVFDGYSHYIAPLEDLSMPAWNRFSLIMKREMGVQIWGDFWYLVTMTRNADFAEALTLKNKRKVVQKLQELGLYHEEIVQVE; encoded by the coding sequence ATGAACCAGAAGAACATCACCAAGGAAGTCCGCAAGGCCTACCAGAAATACGATGATCAGGCCAAACGCTGGATTGAGGATTACACCGCCCAGGAAGGCAGGATCTACTGTCAGGCGGGGTGCTTCAAATGCTGCGACATGCCCATTCGCATCAGCTGGGCAGAGGCCCTCACCATCTCTGAAAGCCTGACCGAAGAACAATTCGCCAGAATCCAGCGCCATGCCAACAAGGTCTGGGTGAATGCCCACAAGAGCAAAACCTCTGATGAGTACGCAGAGAACCACCGCAAATTTGTGGGGTTCTGCCCCCTGCTGGACAGAGCCAGTGGAGGCTGCACCCTGTACGGAGACCGCCCGATCCGCTGCCGGGACACCTACTCTGGAATGCCTGCCCACTTCTGTGGTGCGGGTGCCCTGGAGAAAATGACCCCTCCAGAACGCAAACAGTACCAGCGCATTGTCCGGTCAGATGAGGTTTTTGATGGATACTCCCATTACATTGCACCTCTGGAAGACCTTTCCATGCCCGCCTGGAACAGATTCAGCCTGATCATGAAACGCGAAATGGGCGTGCAAATCTGGGGCGATTTCTGGTACCTGGTCACCATGACCCGCAATGCAGACTTTGCAGAAGCCCTCACCCTGAAGAACAAACGCAAAGTGGTGCAGAAGCTGCAGGAACTCGGGCTGTACCATGAGGAGATTGTGCAGGTAGAGTGA
- the tmk gene encoding dTMP kinase produces MFITFEGPEGGGKSTQIKMLSQALEGQYSLTLTREPGGTTTGNKIRQIVLEDVSLDIEPLTEFLLYSASRSQLVREVIRPALQQGDIVLCDRYFDSSLAYQGFGRGLDLRFLQDVTWEATGGLRPHLTFLLDLQPEIGLERAAARGQFDRLEQADLQFHERVREGFLNLATAEPERFYVLDATRTPEELHAEILHVVQSTLVFRP; encoded by the coding sequence ATGTTCATCACCTTTGAAGGCCCCGAAGGGGGCGGCAAAAGTACCCAGATCAAGATGCTGTCTCAGGCTCTGGAAGGCCAGTACAGCCTGACCCTGACCCGTGAACCCGGAGGCACCACCACCGGGAACAAGATCCGTCAGATTGTGCTGGAAGATGTCAGTCTGGACATCGAACCCCTCACCGAATTTTTGCTGTACAGTGCCAGCCGTTCACAGCTGGTCCGTGAAGTGATCCGTCCTGCCCTGCAACAGGGAGACATCGTGCTGTGTGACCGCTACTTTGATTCCAGCCTGGCCTACCAGGGGTTTGGCCGGGGGCTGGATTTGCGTTTCCTGCAAGATGTCACCTGGGAAGCCACCGGAGGTTTAAGACCCCACCTGACTTTCCTGCTGGATTTGCAGCCCGAAATCGGACTGGAACGGGCTGCTGCCAGAGGTCAATTTGACCGTCTGGAACAGGCCGATCTGCAATTTCATGAGCGGGTCCGCGAAGGTTTTCTGAACCTCGCCACCGCTGAACCTGAGCGTTTTTACGTGCTGGATGCCACCCGCACCCCCGAAGAACTGCATGCAGAAATTCTGCATGTGGTCCAGAGCACCCTGGTGTTCAGACCCTGA
- a CDS encoding Nif3-like dinuclear metal center hexameric protein: protein MHRDELVRWMNDYLRISDYRDVSNNGLQVEGKEEVNRVAVAVDTSLRTIEEAVDAGADILITHHGLFWGKPQMITGPFKKRIQKALEGELSIYAMHIPLDAHPEVGNNVMLAKALNLRDLQPFGEWAGKSIGFWGELPFELELQDFSDRIQKTTGEICLVHGGGSGIVKRVGVISGSASDSIGLAAAQGLDTFVTGEPKHQNFHDAFEYGVNVIYAGHYETETFGVRALAAKLEDTFNLPWQFIHLPTGL from the coding sequence ATGCACCGAGACGAACTTGTCAGATGGATGAACGATTACCTGCGCATCTCCGATTACAGAGATGTCAGCAACAATGGCCTTCAGGTGGAAGGCAAAGAAGAAGTGAACCGGGTGGCTGTGGCTGTAGACACCTCCCTCAGAACCATTGAAGAAGCCGTGGATGCTGGAGCAGACATCCTGATCACCCACCACGGCCTGTTCTGGGGCAAACCCCAGATGATCACTGGCCCTTTCAAGAAACGCATCCAGAAAGCCCTGGAGGGCGAACTGAGCATTTACGCCATGCACATCCCGCTGGACGCACATCCAGAGGTGGGCAACAATGTGATGCTGGCAAAAGCCCTGAACCTGCGCGATCTGCAACCCTTTGGAGAGTGGGCCGGGAAAAGCATCGGTTTCTGGGGAGAATTGCCTTTTGAACTGGAACTTCAGGACTTCTCAGACCGCATCCAGAAAACCACCGGAGAAATCTGTCTGGTGCACGGAGGCGGCAGCGGCATCGTCAAGCGGGTGGGTGTGATTTCGGGCTCAGCATCAGACAGCATTGGTCTGGCTGCAGCACAGGGACTGGACACCTTCGTGACCGGAGAACCCAAACACCAGAACTTCCATGATGCCTTCGAGTACGGTGTGAACGTGATTTACGCCGGGCACTACGAAACCGAAACCTTCGGGGTGCGTGCGCTGGCTGCCAAACTGGAAGACACCTTCAACCTGCCCTGGCAGTTCATTCACCTGCCCACAGGCCTCTGA
- a CDS encoding TrmB family transcriptional regulator: protein MNAAIHLQALGLTEYESKAYTALLALGRAAPARIARQAQIPRPKIYETLERLEARGLATRVQQNPLEYSPLSAREFMDRSRRSFNERIENLERSLARLAPDPAPEAVYPLIGEVAIKSLAENLVENAKKSVHLAGNEPLLDALENQTSRGVQVVRAEVSELPSIAKNGQRAFLVARDGEAAIVAHFGGDREPHGVHTHNPVIVKLVEGYIALAVQNKK from the coding sequence ATGAATGCTGCCATCCACCTGCAAGCTCTGGGTCTGACCGAATACGAATCCAAAGCCTACACTGCCCTTCTTGCACTCGGACGGGCAGCCCCTGCCCGCATTGCCAGACAGGCCCAGATCCCCCGCCCCAAAATTTATGAGACCCTGGAACGCCTGGAAGCCCGAGGCCTGGCCACCCGTGTGCAGCAAAACCCCCTGGAGTACAGCCCCCTCAGCGCCAGAGAATTCATGGACCGCTCCAGACGCTCTTTCAACGAACGCATTGAAAACCTGGAGCGCTCTCTGGCCCGCCTTGCCCCCGATCCTGCCCCGGAAGCCGTTTACCCCCTGATTGGTGAAGTTGCCATCAAGTCATTGGCAGAAAACCTGGTGGAAAACGCCAAGAAAAGCGTGCATCTGGCTGGAAATGAACCCCTGCTGGACGCTCTGGAAAACCAGACCTCCAGAGGGGTGCAGGTGGTCCGTGCCGAAGTCAGCGAACTTCCCAGCATTGCCAAAAACGGCCAGCGGGCCTTTCTGGTGGCACGGGATGGCGAAGCGGCCATTGTGGCCCACTTTGGCGGAGACCGCGAACCCCACGGCGTGCACACCCACAACCCGGTGATCGTGAAACTGGTGGAAGGGTACATTGCTCTGGCGGTGCAGAACAAGAAGTGA
- a CDS encoding S41 family peptidase has product MKPNGKLALVVLGLTSTLAIGYAQLRSYQTMPSANATPQEQTFQEIYNAIKNEYLTPVEEKKLWEGALTGMIAALDDQFTYYTPPEDNEMDQQALEGKFFGIGATLTPTNSDGTGASITELLPGMPAQQVGLQIGDSIVKVDGADVTKLTLTKVVQKIRGAENTKVKLEIDRGGVPLTFEITRKEVIDYAVYSEILPGNVGYVQVRTFYNKQIFAQMDKAIKEMSDKKVSKLVLDLRDNGGGLLCGGIYVADAFLSKGNIVSLKDRTGRETAPGEAFDSNCFGSARASKTDYTGKMVVLVNRNSASASEIVAGALQDNDRAKIIGEKTFGKGVAQSVINDLPDGGKLALVSNEWLTPKGTSIHKKGITPDVLLEDSRFPKVVTLAGTGATAGEKIKVTIGGKELELTADKEGKFTYTQVAERKPTKEGTRLDLEGDAILKKGLEVLNQN; this is encoded by the coding sequence ATGAAACCCAACGGCAAACTTGCCCTGGTTGTGCTGGGACTGACCTCAACGCTGGCCATCGGTTATGCGCAGCTCAGGTCCTACCAGACCATGCCCTCCGCCAATGCCACCCCGCAGGAACAGACCTTTCAGGAAATCTACAATGCCATCAAGAACGAGTACCTGACTCCAGTCGAAGAGAAAAAACTGTGGGAAGGGGCGCTCACTGGCATGATCGCTGCTCTGGACGATCAATTCACTTACTACACCCCTCCAGAAGACAACGAGATGGATCAGCAGGCGCTGGAAGGCAAGTTCTTTGGCATTGGGGCCACCCTGACCCCCACCAATTCGGATGGCACCGGAGCCAGCATCACTGAACTCTTGCCGGGCATGCCTGCCCAGCAGGTGGGTTTGCAGATCGGAGACAGCATCGTCAAGGTGGATGGGGCGGATGTCACCAAACTGACCCTCACCAAGGTGGTGCAAAAAATCCGGGGTGCAGAAAACACCAAAGTGAAGCTGGAAATTGACCGTGGGGGTGTGCCACTCACCTTCGAGATCACCCGTAAAGAAGTGATCGATTATGCGGTTTACTCTGAAATTCTGCCTGGCAACGTGGGTTATGTGCAGGTGCGCACGTTCTACAACAAGCAGATTTTTGCCCAGATGGACAAAGCCATCAAAGAGATGAGCGACAAGAAGGTTTCCAAACTGGTGTTGGACCTGAGGGACAATGGGGGAGGCCTGCTGTGTGGGGGCATTTATGTGGCAGATGCCTTCCTGAGCAAAGGCAACATCGTGTCTCTGAAAGACCGCACAGGCAGAGAAACTGCTCCTGGTGAGGCATTTGACAGCAACTGCTTCGGTTCGGCCAGGGCTTCCAAAACCGATTACACCGGAAAAATGGTGGTGCTGGTCAACCGCAACAGTGCATCTGCCTCGGAAATCGTGGCTGGAGCTTTGCAGGACAATGACCGGGCCAAGATCATCGGCGAGAAGACTTTTGGCAAAGGTGTGGCCCAGAGCGTCATCAACGATTTGCCAGATGGCGGGAAGCTGGCCCTGGTGTCCAATGAATGGCTGACCCCCAAAGGCACCAGCATTCACAAGAAAGGCATCACGCCAGATGTGCTCCTCGAAGACTCCCGTTTCCCCAAAGTGGTGACCCTGGCAGGCACTGGAGCCACCGCAGGCGAGAAAATCAAAGTCACCATTGGTGGCAAAGAGCTGGAGTTGACCGCCGATAAAGAGGGCAAATTCACCTACACCCAGGTTGCAGAGCGCAAACCCACCAAAGAAGGCACCCGTCTGGATCTTGAGGGAGATGCCATTCTGAAAAAAGGTCTGGAAGTGCTCAACCAGAACTGA
- the ftsE gene encoding cell division ATP-binding protein FtsE has translation MIQLNHVSLEYPVTRTLALDDINLHIRKGEFVYLIGRSGAGKSSVMNLILKRISPTRGQVMINDEPLSKYRGGKASIHRRRIGMIFQDNMLLPHFTVEDNIALALRVTNVPQKDWHQRITNALKMVSMEHKRSALPMQLSLGEQQRAAIARAIVTSPPMILADEPTGNLDPEISVEIMKLLQQICVRGATVVVATHAKELVENFRHRTITLRKGKIVRDDPYGGYAL, from the coding sequence ATGATTCAACTCAACCACGTCAGTCTGGAATACCCGGTCACCCGCACCCTGGCCCTCGATGACATCAACCTGCACATCCGCAAAGGTGAATTCGTCTACCTGATCGGACGCAGCGGGGCAGGCAAAAGCAGCGTGATGAACCTGATCCTCAAACGCATCAGCCCCACCCGTGGACAGGTGATGATCAACGACGAACCCCTCTCCAAATACCGTGGGGGCAAAGCATCCATTCACCGAAGGCGCATCGGAATGATCTTTCAGGACAACATGCTGCTGCCGCATTTCACGGTGGAAGACAACATCGCGCTGGCCCTCAGGGTCACCAATGTGCCCCAGAAAGACTGGCACCAGCGCATCACCAACGCCCTGAAGATGGTCAGCATGGAACACAAACGCAGTGCCCTGCCCATGCAGCTCTCGCTGGGAGAACAACAACGGGCCGCCATTGCCCGCGCCATTGTCACCAGCCCACCCATGATTCTGGCCGATGAGCCCACCGGAAACCTCGACCCGGAAATCAGCGTGGAGATCATGAAACTCCTGCAACAGATCTGCGTGCGGGGAGCCACCGTGGTGGTCGCCACCCACGCCAAAGAACTGGTGGAAAACTTCCGTCACCGCACCATCACCCTGCGCAAAGGCAAAATTGTGCGCGATGACCCTTACGGGGGTTACGCCCTATGA
- a CDS encoding cell division protein FtsX translates to MMYHLRQMWVAVRGTLTATFATLSTMTITLAVLGAVILLTQNLERNLLKLESEVEIGVFLKQGSTLESVALAIQTQYGSLIKEAKLVTREQAMQEMTELYPSFEQAEGLVDNPLPDTLRLKLKDPQDTKNVAEAIKNFEGVDSVEYGQGTIDQSINLIRALRSGGWALVVVLVLSSFFNILNAVRVAMYARREEINVMRLLGATRRFVRAPYLMEGILLGLLSGAIACIILVPTYVSLVDSLQKSVPFLTLVTEPIRVLQSLAGLFLFGLLIGAAGSWLASNHYLREIE, encoded by the coding sequence ATGATGTACCACCTCCGGCAGATGTGGGTGGCTGTGCGCGGCACCCTCACCGCCACCTTTGCCACCCTCAGCACCATGACCATCACCCTGGCTGTGCTGGGAGCGGTGATTCTGCTCACCCAGAACCTGGAACGCAACCTGCTCAAGCTGGAATCCGAAGTGGAGATTGGGGTTTTTCTGAAGCAGGGCTCCACCCTGGAATCTGTGGCCCTCGCCATACAAACCCAGTACGGCTCGCTGATCAAGGAAGCCAAACTGGTCACCAGAGAACAGGCCATGCAGGAAATGACCGAGCTGTACCCCTCTTTTGAGCAGGCAGAAGGCCTGGTGGACAATCCCCTTCCAGACACCCTGCGCCTGAAACTCAAAGACCCACAGGACACCAAAAATGTTGCGGAGGCCATCAAAAACTTTGAAGGTGTGGATTCGGTGGAGTACGGGCAGGGCACCATCGACCAGAGCATCAACCTGATCCGGGCGCTCAGGTCTGGAGGCTGGGCCCTGGTGGTGGTGCTGGTGCTGAGCTCCTTCTTCAACATCCTCAATGCCGTGCGGGTGGCCATGTATGCCCGCCGTGAGGAAATCAATGTGATGCGCCTGCTGGGAGCCACACGACGTTTCGTGCGTGCCCCTTACCTGATGGAAGGCATCCTGCTGGGCCTGCTGTCCGGGGCCATTGCCTGCATCATTCTGGTGCCCACTTACGTCAGCCTGGTGGACAGCCTGCAAAAAAGCGTGCCCTTCCTGACCCTGGTCACCGAGCCCATCCGGGTGCTGCAATCCCTGGCTGGACTTTTCCTGTTCGGACTCCTGATTGGTGCAGCAGGAAGCTGGCTGGCCTCCAACCACTACCTCAGGGAAATCGAGTGA
- a CDS encoding M23 family metallopeptidase: MKKALLLLVLLTAGAVAQTSQQLQNLEEQLRQARVVRDQQQQRLDDLKLGLQALSLQEQAALTTLEEVNARLQKLQNDQQKVARDVDFKKAQIANLDGQIEVTDARNNRLKTQVQSLMLTLYREKSNLYVELLAQEKNFYDVLIRRHYLDILSKQDLSVIEDLRSTMKQLAVQKAELDKLSNELKALQKQLASKLELVKTEKAKQQTAINALKQTKSGQQALVYQTSQAAVQTQQDIGSIFNNILAERERIEAERKRKEEEERKRREAEQRRLAEEKARLERQRRLAEEKARLEQQKKLAEQKARLEQQKKLADFRAEQERIKKEQAAIKAREDQLKQQAAISARNNAPLPTSLGTLAFPLKGGRVVVPYGRNGQLSTSIAGSQSSAPVTAAAEGRVISITINPNLGTVIMLAHNDAGSIYTIYTGLQSPTVREGQRISRGQLIGYTGGSPVSDPNTFDFWVAVRSGSGQTSYIAPGF; this comes from the coding sequence ATGAAAAAAGCCCTGCTGCTCCTCGTGCTGCTGACCGCTGGAGCCGTTGCCCAGACCAGCCAGCAACTGCAAAACCTGGAAGAACAGCTGCGGCAGGCCAGGGTGGTCCGGGACCAGCAACAACAGCGCCTGGACGACCTGAAACTGGGGTTGCAGGCCCTCAGCCTGCAGGAACAGGCGGCCCTGACCACCCTGGAAGAAGTCAATGCCCGGCTGCAAAAACTGCAAAACGACCAGCAAAAAGTCGCCCGGGATGTGGACTTCAAAAAAGCCCAGATTGCCAACCTGGACGGTCAGATTGAAGTCACCGATGCCCGCAACAACCGCCTGAAAACCCAGGTGCAAAGCCTGATGCTGACCCTTTACCGGGAAAAGTCCAACCTTTATGTGGAACTGCTGGCCCAGGAAAAAAACTTTTACGACGTTCTGATCCGGCGGCATTACCTGGACATCCTCAGCAAACAGGACCTCTCAGTGATTGAGGACCTGAGAAGCACCATGAAACAACTGGCGGTTCAGAAAGCAGAACTGGACAAGCTTTCCAATGAGTTGAAAGCCCTGCAGAAACAACTGGCTTCCAAGCTGGAACTGGTGAAAACCGAGAAAGCCAAACAGCAGACGGCCATCAATGCCCTCAAGCAGACCAAATCAGGACAGCAGGCCCTGGTGTACCAGACCAGTCAGGCTGCAGTGCAAACCCAGCAGGACATTGGCAGCATCTTCAACAACATCCTGGCCGAGCGGGAACGCATTGAAGCCGAGCGCAAACGCAAAGAAGAAGAAGAACGCAAACGCCGCGAAGCCGAACAGCGCAGGCTGGCCGAGGAAAAAGCCCGATTGGAACGCCAGCGCAGGTTGGCTGAGGAAAAAGCCCGACTGGAACAGCAGAAAAAACTGGCAGAGCAAAAAGCCCGATTGGAGCAGCAGAAAAAACTGGCCGACTTCAGGGCAGAGCAGGAACGCATCAAAAAAGAACAGGCGGCCATCAAGGCCCGCGAAGACCAGCTGAAACAGCAAGCAGCCATCAGTGCCAGAAACAATGCCCCGCTGCCCACCAGCCTGGGCACCCTGGCTTTCCCCCTCAAAGGTGGACGGGTGGTGGTCCCTTACGGACGAAACGGCCAGCTTTCCACCAGCATTGCAGGAAGCCAGTCCAGTGCTCCGGTCACGGCAGCCGCAGAAGGCCGGGTGATCAGCATCACCATCAACCCCAACCTGGGCACCGTGATCATGCTGGCCCACAACGATGCAGGCAGCATCTACACCATTTACACAGGCCTGCAAAGCCCCACCGTCCGAGAAGGGCAACGCATTTCCAGAGGACAGCTCATCGGGTACACCGGGGGCAGTCCAGTCAGCGACCCCAACACCTTTGACTTCTGGGTGGCGGTCAGGAGCGGCTCCGGTCAGACCTCTTACATTGCTCCCGGATTCTGA
- the rpsP gene encoding 30S ribosomal protein S16 yields MVKIRLSRYGSKHNPHYRIVVADARRPRDGGYIENLGHYDPRKTSENFLVVNVESAREWLKKGAQPTLTAKRLLKVSGVYNQ; encoded by the coding sequence ATGGTTAAAATTCGTCTGTCTCGCTATGGTTCCAAACACAACCCCCACTACCGCATTGTCGTTGCCGACGCCCGTCGTCCCCGCGATGGTGGCTACATTGAGAACCTGGGTCACTATGACCCCCGCAAAACCAGCGAGAACTTCCTGGTTGTGAACGTGGAAAGCGCCCGCGAGTGGCTGAAGAAGGGTGCTCAACCCACCCTGACCGCCAAGCGCCTGCTGAAAGTTTCTGGCGTTTACAACCAGTAA